From Malus sylvestris chromosome 1, drMalSylv7.2, whole genome shotgun sequence:
ACTTATCAGCTGCAAGGGACAAGGAGTAGATGTGTTTGTTCATCTTATCTTCAGGCAAGTCTCCGTTGTACAGAAATTCCAATAGAGACTCCAGCTCTTCATGGTTCAGCTCAGGCAGTTTTACGGTGTCGGTTGCTGGAGATTTGCACCCATCTGAGTCTAGGATGTTGTTAAATACTTCTGATCTTATTGCCTACAGTATATcaataacaaaaatttaaaaattaggaaTGGTTCCTCATTGAGCAGTAATCACATGTACATACTCTTATATATTGCCATTAACTGCACAACAGACAAAAATATCATGACATATCAACAACCTTATAGACCACATATTGACAACTGTAAGTTCAACGATATCATGCTTATCGACTACATATCAACCACATATCAGCATTTAAAAAATGATAACCACAACATATAAAAACTTTCATATGTAATTGATAAAACATTGCTACACAAAGAGATGAGAGTCACCAGTAAGGCTTTATGGGCAGGAATTGGAGGGCCGCTTTCACCAGGTTGCAATAATATGTCAGTGTGAATTTGATCTCTAAATGCAACAGAAAATCCACTTAGAAATCTAATCTTCTCACCGAGTTCTTCTGATTCTGCTTTCATGTCAcgcacccatttcgacacatttTCAAGAGTctgtaaaagaaaataaattagcaGCACTTAAAAGACACTATAACTTGAGTTTGTTCTTCAACTATGTGTGATTAACTTTGCTTTTCAactattgtattttgttttgtatgATGGGTTTCTGTATATGCGTATGTAACTATAGTAACTACGAAATGGAGAGGATGACAAGTTGAAACTCAGAATGTGGCTAATAGAAAGGATCAAGCATGTATATAAAAGAGAGAAAAGTTTGGAACCAGATAGCTTGCCTTACACAAATTTGGTTTTTGATCAGCTGGTCCTTGAGCAGTTTGAAGCTGTTTATTTATGAAGAAGATAACGCTCCTAGCCCCCTCATAGCATGTTGAGCAAATTATATTCCTCGGAGGCCTTAGCATAACTGGCATAGAAGTACAAATGGTGCAGTCCATATCTGCCTACAAAAACCTTGAGGAAACCTGGATGgtaggggaagaagaagaagctttaTCTTGTTTTGGTGAGAAAATCTTGACGAGGGGAGTTTTCTTGTAGtaatagaagaagaagaagaagaagaagctgatTCTTCTTTTCAACGTTCTCAGAATTTTAAGCAAAGGCTTTTCTGTTTCCCTTGATTATGCTTGCTAGCTAAAGTTTGTTGGACTTCACCTTATCCTTCAGTTAATTAATTTGAACAACTATGATTGGCTTGAGTAGAATATTGCACTATTTTGTATTTGAGTGAAATGACTAAAACCAACCTTAAAAGTTCAGAGGAAAGTCACTTGAAAATGCCAAGTTGGAGGGCGTAATAGTCAGTTAGGGAAGATTGGGAAGTTGGTAGGCCAATTCTTTTGAGTGCGTTTTAATTTAAGATATATAAGGAATAAAACAATCGGAATTGGTAACTGATGGAATCGGAATGttaggaagaagaaaaggactTTCCAACCTTACAACAGCAAATATGTGCTAAGCAAAGCACGTCCTACTAACTACTTTAACACTAATAAACTTCCACAATTAGTGTACAATATTTCATTGACTTAAAAAACAAGCCAGCCTAGCTTGTCTGTACACCACCCTCCAATATGATTGGACTAGTCATGATTCATGATCACCTTCATGCCGGGTAGTCCTTCGACGGGATTAAAGATTGCAGTAGGTCGTGGATGTAATTCTATCAGGAGTTGTTATCGACACTAAAAGAAGTCGTTCGGCAACTCTTCACGTACAATTTCCCCATTCGTTTTTGTATAGTAACATATTTTTAGTGTTGATAACAATTTTCTTATATTACCACATTTTGTATATACAACGCATGTGAACCAATTCACTTTCCCTTAACTACACcagatttttctctttttcggGAAAGGTTTTAACATGACCATTCTTTTTCACCAAGAACCCGCAATCATCCTTCGAACTAGTTAGGAtgaatttcattattttttggtgCACAACTTATTTTGACCTCTTACACACCcttattaaatttttatgattgatcttcttcaattcattcgatctgacaGTCAGAAATTAAGAAGAGTGTGTGGAAGATAAAAAATTAGTGTGCGGATACTACTACCATTTTTATCCTAATAAGAAAGGGGATTAGAACCTACTGGAATTGATATACGTAGATAAACCAAGCCTCCTTATATATATGGTGTACAGTACATCAACTAATAAAAGTGAAATAAAGAAACTAAGATAGAATATTGATTAAGAGACAGCGTACACGTTAATGTTCAGATTAACTCTTAAGTAATTAAGATCAACCTAATAGTAGAAATGGTCGAATTATGCAATGGAGTACCGACTTAGGCAGGTGCTTATTGGAGAAGCATTAGTCTTCTCCATGGTGGCGGGCAGCTGCTTCATGCTCCTCATAGTAATGGTAGACTGCTGCACCAGATAGGACAGCCAGGGTCAAGGCCTGTGCGTGCATCCTAGCATGTATAAGCCTCAGGCTTGGCTTGAGGGGTGTTCTTGTTTTTGAATAGGCTAGAGATGCTCCAACTGCTGACGCCCATATTCCTCCTGTAATAGTGATTACACAGAAACAAGGAGATTAATTAACATTGTTATTATTCCCTTCTAATCTATTTTAAACCATTGGAGGGGGGTTTCAAAGTTGGTTGCAGTCTTGCAGAGAAGTACATTGTTCTAACAACAGAGCCGGCCCTGAGGGTGTGCAACAGGTGCCACCGCACAGGGCCCCTGACCTCTAAATTTTGGTTACAGGTATACAAACGCATATAAAATAGATTAGATGCAAAAGACAATCTTGTCTGTGGTTCTAGCCTAGCGGTCTAGCTCTTCTTCCTTATAGCCCATGTGATACGTTGGAATCCTGTGATATTGTTTTGCTATTTTAAGCTTTTGCAAATTTGTAAGCTTAAAAAAGAGATAACAAAAACGCATCCAATGTTTATCGAACTCAGGACCTTTGAAGGTAAGGAAAAACACCTAGCCGATcaaataacttatttttgttgcaGTAACTTGTAATATTTTACTTTTAtagatgaaaaaattgaaaaaaataaaaaaaaataaatatagtattaaaaaaaatgaatgaccTCCATCTAAGTTTTGCATAGGCCCCTAAATACTCATGGCCGGCCCTGCTAACAAACTTAACTAAACGTGTTGGGCTTATTTGGAAGTCCttttaaaataaggaaaactaatgaaaatgatttgaaaactttaagttttaacgaaaaaataaagggtaaaatgaatagtactaggattgaccttttagtgtaaaaatgtgatttttcgttaaaatgaaaaccgagaacttttcgttaaagtttcctttaaaataattaaaaacactTCAAGATTAGCAAAAACGCTCCTAACAATATTGTTTAAAGCGcttatgaaattaaaaaaaaagtatatttgAAGTGTTTTATACATAAAGATAAAAGTACATGTTCAAGAAAcactttagtgttttttttttatcagaaaGGGATTGCATTTTTGTTCAAATAGTAATGTGCTTCTAATACAAGTGTTTTTCTAGAAGCGTTGGTGGACAAAGTACTTTTTGAAAAAGCATTTTTAAACGGGTTTGACATTAAAAGAGAAGGAGATTAAAGTAGTGCTGAGTGTACTCACCAATGCTTGTAAGCTTGTGTTCCGAAACCCAGGACTGAATTGCCTCCATTTGAATTTCGATTTGCTTCTTCTCCTTCTGTTGCCAACCAAGTTCCCAGAAAACTGATAAAGCGAAACCTATGAGTAAGTTTATAAGGTGGAATGGAATGAAGTGGAAAGCAAGGGAGGGTTGGTATTTATATAGATGAAGACGATAAGCAGTAGCAGCAGGGTTTGTGTTGAGAAGTgtgcttttgatttttttgattTGGTGTGGCCCCTGGTTTACGTGGTTTTTTCTCTTTGCTTGGAACACTGGAAACTGTAAACCAAATGCCACACGCACCCCGGTTTTTCAAAATCTTCAGTGGTGTGGTGCATGTCTGCTGTTTTTTTATCCACTTTCAGAGTCTCAGACGATGGTTTGCTAACACGTGGTTCACACTCACTATCAAATCATCGGATCACTAAAGCCGATAAATTTTTTAACATGCGGATAACACTGTTACAAAATATTGTTATTATacatgttataatataaatgTTCTTCTGAATAAAGAGGAATTCAAGTTTCCAATTAACGATGTAGTGATATTTTGCGGACCAATGTATGGTATGTTTACTTAATTGATAATTATATTGTGATCATAGAGATTcgacataaaaataaaatgtttgttGTTGATATTTGATgcactttctttcttcttatattcGAACTTGAGACTAGCAATGTAAAATATACCGTGATCAATGggagaaaaaataattttatgaatatAATACATACTAACCTAGGAAACTACCTTAGGATTTGggaaatcataatttttttttgtttgttttgagtttgcTCTTACTGCCCATCTTAGAGACAAAAGAAAGGGAATCTGCAGACTATAAGCACGTGTGCGATTATTGATTAACCAAAGAAAATGTGGATTTGCTGACGAAACCATCAAGGCCATTGGATTTCTTGGAGAAAAGTGCAAATCTTTGGTACATGTTAGAATTGTTCATTTTTGAGAAATATTTTCAGAGGTTAATTACACCAATACttttaagattttaattaatcaataatgATTTTCAATCACTTTTTCTACATAGATCTAAATCATTTAATCCTTCGGTAAGAATGTTAATCGTCCAAATCACATTCGTTTGGCTAACCTGTTGGGTGTTGAAAGGGTTGACAGACGTGTTAAATATCTGGCTCTCCCAACTCGGATTGGTAGGAATCGTGCTGCCTGCTTCGAGCATATTAAAGAGCGATTATGGAAAAGATTATAAAGTTGGAAAGGCAAGTTGTTGAGTGTTGCAGGCCAAGAATTGTAAGTAAAAGTGGTAGCAGGATGGGGGGTGTTGGCATCATTATTCGTGATGATAAGGGTTCGTTTGTGGCTGCCAGTGCCATTCGGTTTCGTGTTGTGTTCTCTCCCCTTCAAGCGGAAGCTTTGGCTGCCTGGGAAGGCTTGTCGTTGGCGATAGAAAGAGGTTTTAATGATTTCATTTTTGAGTGTGATTCTCTCTAGATCGTGAAAGCCCTGCTTGAGAGCTCTCTGAATATGTCCAACTTGGGGCATATTATCGAAGACTCTTAAGGCTTCTATTTTCAGGATTTGCCCATATCCGTCGCCAAGGCAATGGTACTGCTCACCGCCTTGCCCGCTCTGCTCTCCATATGGATGGAACCTCCTGCTCTTGGTTTGAAGAACCCTCcaattttattgttaatttgctTGCTGCTGATTGTCTTGGAGGCGGCTTCCTCTACCAGCCTTACTTTGTAACCGTTTCTTCTTTATCAATGAAATCTATCCTacaacctttcaaaaaaaaaaaaaaatgaaatctaTCCTACaattgctttaaaaaaaaaatcatttaatcacGTGGTGCTATTTAATTGGATGTGTGAATTCACATATGTATCACATCAACACATTGACATGTTATTGTACAACACTCAGAAAAAAGAATTATTTCCAAaccgttcggttcggtttggtacTGGGCTATGCTCGGTTTTTTTATTCAATAGACCCAAAGAGACCAACCTCTACTCAGCCCATAGGtttttctaaaataaaaaaaacttaggCTCAGTTTTATAATAGGCCGACCCAACCTAGATTAGGCCCATAAGACGGAGCACCGGCTACTCGTAACTCGGTAAAGAAATACGACGAACCATCCGGATTCCAGATTTCTCCCGCCACACTCTTTTGCGCTCACAACTCACTCACTCATTCATTCATATATacagaagaaaacaaattatgaagtagcaaaaaaaaaaaaaaaaaaaaaatggaagctgAGGCAAACAACATTATTCTGTCAGAGTTAGAATTTCTATATATCCACAAGCATGTCAAACAACATGGTTCTGTATTGACACCCAAAGAGCATGTCTATGGCAAGATTCGTTCTTCACTGTGAGGTTGAGTTTTTTTGGGCCACAGTTTGATAGATAACGACTCTTTCAGAGTTTGATTCTGGCAGCAGATTTTTGGAGCTGACTTTTCTTTATCGTCCATTAGTTTTTATTTCTATGCCAGTGAAAGACAAAAGGGGAGGGGATATAGTCCACTTAATATTATATGGCCTGTTTATCGTTTCACTTGTTTAAACAATCCTCAAACTTAGTAAGGGACCTTTAGTTTGTTCTAGCAGgttttatgtttgttgaaaCGAGTTCTTGTTATTTTCCTATCTGTACAGCCTGTGGTGAAATATGTTACGTTCCATTTTACAATAAGGTCTGGGTTTATAGTTATTCACTTTTAATTTGTGTGTGATATTTCTACAGAAGCAGCGTGCAGTACCAGCTTCGGAGAAGCAGAGAGCTTACTTTGAAGAGATTGAGGAGAAGAGAAAATACTTCGCAGAGATCGATGCATTTGAACTGTCAGAAGAGGAAGTTGATTCAGTTGATTAGAGTAAATGGAAGAGCTATATTGGTATAGAAAAAGCAAGGGAGCCGAAACCCGTTGTGTTCTCTGTGTAGTCACAATAGTGTGCAATCGACTAATTCTGATGTAACTACCACCTCTCGCCAATTTACATCGATGTAAGATCTTGATAGTTAGAACACTTTTATCTCTGTGTACAGTCAACTCGAGAAGTAGAGATGAAAGTTAAGCAAGTAAATGAAAGAAAGTATGGgatgttggatttatccaatataaatcaacctttaagtggtctactacatgtaataggaatgtaatattggagaataatgattgtgatttgatctcttaaagatatcaattctatataaggtgtcttatattggaaataggattgatggaacccttaataatatatgattatgatattttACTTGAGAGCCAAGAAAGGAGAGTTTTAGCTTTCCCTTATGGATGGAATCTAAGACTTTTTGGCTAATATATAAACACCGGTCCCTGCTAACCCTAGACACGACAACTAAGGCTTCCCATAGAGCATTTGTCATAAAGCTAGGAGTTTACAGAAGAGTTGGTGTTTTCTGTTTGTCATGGCAAACATAAAGATTGGAGTTTTATCGATCACGTCTTGCTTGCATGGCTGTTGCATCTTCGACAACTGCCATTGGAATCAGGTCAGTCACTCcttcgtttgtgttttaattgtataaccttgTAAGgctaacaattggtatcagagccactggTTATATGATTAAAACCTATTAGGTTTGAAGTTTGATTATATAATATCTTTTCTTTTGGActgcggtttttttttttaatccaaattGTGATTGCATTCAGCAACATCACCATGTTGGACCTGCTTGAAAACTGCATAGTACGGTTCCGCATATAATTGTATATACTTGGCATATTAGTATGATATGCACGGCACATGTTTTACATCAATTCCTATTTGGTCTTAGAGACCGAAATTATCAGTTACATTAAACGATTACATAATTGGATAATCTGTTTCTGCGAGTGGTGCCTGTTGAGTTCAAGTTTTCTTCCACCGCCATCACCCTTCAATTCCAAACGTGGGCTTTTATAATTGAAGCACTTAATGATGATATTGAATCAACTATAATAAAGGAAGATTAAAATAGTTGGTTCATTAATTTATAGAATTGTATAATTGGAATTACCATGGTGCTTAACGTTTTCTATTTCAATGTTCATATTAATATTTGGGTTCAATTGAAATAGTCATCGGTTCTAACCTTGCACTGGAGAATTTTGAGATATATCACTCATAAAT
This genomic window contains:
- the LOC126622852 gene encoding BTB/POZ domain-containing protein At3g56230-like, yielding MDCTICTSMPVMLRPPRNIICSTCYEGARSVIFFINKQLQTAQGPADQKPNLCKTLENVSKWVRDMKAESEELGEKIRFLSGFSVAFRDQIHTDILLQPGESGPPIPAHKALLAIRSEVFNNILDSDGCKSPATDTVKLPELNHEELESLLEFLYNGDLPEDKMNKHIYSLSLAADKYGISYLQKLCECHMLKSMSPANALDVLEVADVCSSLKLKENALDYIVKNMHDIVFSAKYDSFALKNPHLCVQISRASLMDAKRKSVS